A section of the Candidatus Omnitrophota bacterium genome encodes:
- a CDS encoding penicillin-binding protein, which yields MFRSRQYLVFFIFTAILFALLFRLFYLQVLNFEKFTDLASGQHNKVLKIEPRRGAIFDRYMEPLAINLEVPSVYGDPRNVADPEDVADALVEVLGVDRDMVLERLNRDKSFVWIKRKIDAEEAESIKSQGVKGVFFVTESERHYGNDRMACHVVGFAGMDNTGLEGLELLFDDKLKGKPGWRHLVRDAKRRTVLYNEKESMPAQNGHNLVLTIDSVVQFITEEELRKMAKKHNVSGASAIVMESCSGKILAMANYPDFDLNEFSQTPKSYMKNLSISSVYEPGSVFKIVTASASLEEGLVDLEDVIYCERGEYVTGGRVLHDFHEYGDLPFRDVIAKSSNIGTVKVAERMGKEELYRYIKLFGFGEKTGIDLPGEVVGINRPPSVWSASDITTIPIGQGIAVTPLQMACAMNVIASGGYLYKPYVVERITTWEGETFKEFLPQEKRRVISETTCEKMKDALSQVVSSGTGRRARSESFEACGKTGTAQMVNPEGGYYGNKYNATFVGFAPKEDPLVTILVTASDPHPVYFGGSVAGPVFKEIAERSIQYLTPQKLKNYDKTSE from the coding sequence ATGTTCAGGTCGCGCCAATATTTGGTATTTTTCATTTTTACAGCAATTCTTTTCGCCCTGCTTTTCAGGTTATTCTACCTGCAAGTACTTAATTTCGAAAAATTCACCGATCTTGCCTCCGGGCAGCATAACAAGGTTCTTAAGATAGAACCAAGACGCGGCGCTATTTTTGACAGATATATGGAGCCCTTGGCGATCAATCTTGAAGTCCCGAGCGTTTACGGTGATCCGCGTAATGTTGCGGATCCCGAAGATGTCGCGGATGCCCTCGTTGAGGTGTTGGGAGTTGACCGTGATATGGTGCTTGAAAGGCTCAACCGGGACAAGTCCTTTGTCTGGATAAAACGCAAGATCGATGCTGAAGAAGCTGAAAGCATAAAAAGCCAAGGCGTCAAAGGTGTCTTTTTCGTCACAGAAAGCGAAAGGCATTACGGTAATGACAGGATGGCTTGCCATGTGGTCGGTTTCGCCGGCATGGATAACACGGGTTTAGAAGGACTCGAATTGCTTTTCGATGACAAGCTGAAGGGTAAGCCCGGATGGCGTCACCTGGTCAGGGACGCCAAAAGAAGAACGGTTCTTTACAATGAGAAAGAGTCCATGCCCGCGCAGAACGGACATAATCTTGTTCTTACCATAGACAGCGTGGTGCAGTTCATTACCGAGGAAGAGCTTCGGAAAATGGCGAAGAAGCACAATGTTTCCGGTGCTTCAGCCATAGTCATGGAATCTTGTTCGGGTAAGATACTGGCGATGGCGAATTATCCCGATTTCGATCTTAATGAGTTCTCCCAGACACCGAAAAGCTACATGAAGAACCTATCCATTTCGAGCGTTTATGAGCCGGGTAGCGTTTTCAAGATCGTTACTGCAAGCGCTTCACTTGAAGAAGGCCTGGTGGATCTTGAGGATGTTATTTACTGCGAAAGGGGAGAATACGTAACTGGAGGAAGAGTTCTTCATGATTTTCATGAATACGGGGATCTCCCCTTCCGTGACGTTATCGCCAAATCCAGCAATATCGGTACGGTCAAGGTCGCCGAGCGGATGGGAAAGGAGGAATTATACCGATATATCAAACTGTTCGGGTTCGGTGAGAAGACGGGGATAGATCTACCCGGCGAGGTCGTTGGGATAAACAGGCCCCCTTCGGTATGGTCCGCCAGCGATATCACCACTATACCGATAGGCCAGGGTATAGCGGTAACGCCTCTCCAGATGGCCTGCGCCATGAACGTTATAGCAAGCGGCGGATATCTCTACAAGCCTTACGTAGTGGAAAGGATCACCACCTGGGAAGGTGAGACCTTCAAGGAATTCCTCCCCCAAGAGAAGAGAAGGGTCATAAGTGAAACTACCTGCGAGAAGATGAAGGATGCGCTGAGTCAGGTGGTTTCCAGCGGCACCGGAAGACGAGCCCGGTCAGAGTCGTTCGAAGCATGCGGTAAGACCGGCACAGCCCAGATGGTGAACCCCGAAGGAGGGTATTATGGTAATAAGTATAATGCCACTTTCGTCGGGTTCGCTCCCAAAGAGGATCCGCTGGTCACCATACTTGTGACGGCGAGCGACCCTCATCCTGTCTATTTCGGAGGAAGCGTGGCGGGTCCGGTTTTCAAGGAAATTGCTGAACGTTCCATACAGTATCTGACCCCACAGAAACTGAAGAACTACGATAAAACATCGGAGTGA
- the rsmH gene encoding 16S rRNA (cytosine(1402)-N(4))-methyltransferase RsmH produces MHLPVLVREVIGNLSPEPGDVIFDGTLGGGGHAREIIKRIAPGGRLIGVDRDPEAVDRIIQIFGDRGIFVNDDFRNVDRILTEVGVEKIDGAVFDLGLSSYQIDDQRRGFSFLKDGPLDMRFDKRQSLSAEKVVNEFGKEELAEIISKYGEERHARIVARAICSERRKKRISTTGDLVDVIRRAVGRKYTRQRIHPAARTFQAIRIFVNEELVSVEEGVGKTLTFLSPGARICVISFHSLEDRIVKNIFRDSARAGELRRVNKKPIRPGREEVAANPRSRSAKLRVAEKIS; encoded by the coding sequence TTGCATCTTCCGGTTCTGGTAAGGGAAGTAATAGGGAATCTTTCCCCTGAACCCGGGGATGTGATCTTTGACGGCACATTGGGAGGGGGTGGGCACGCCAGGGAGATAATCAAGAGAATCGCTCCCGGAGGAAGGCTTATCGGTGTCGACAGGGATCCCGAGGCCGTTGACAGGATAATACAGATCTTCGGAGATCGGGGCATATTCGTAAACGATGATTTCCGTAACGTCGATCGCATATTGACAGAGGTAGGGGTCGAAAAGATCGATGGGGCGGTATTCGATCTTGGATTATCCTCATATCAGATCGACGACCAACGGAGGGGATTCAGTTTTTTGAAGGACGGTCCGCTGGATATGAGATTCGATAAAAGACAGTCTTTATCCGCGGAAAAGGTAGTTAATGAGTTCGGGAAGGAAGAACTCGCCGAAATAATAAGTAAATACGGAGAAGAGAGACATGCCAGAATTGTGGCCAGAGCTATTTGCTCGGAAAGAAGAAAAAAGCGCATCAGTACCACCGGCGATCTTGTTGATGTTATTCGGCGGGCGGTAGGGCGTAAATATACAAGACAGCGGATACATCCCGCTGCCAGGACGTTCCAGGCGATCAGGATCTTTGTCAACGAAGAACTTGTTTCGGTTGAGGAAGGCGTGGGCAAGACGCTGACTTTTCTTAGTCCCGGAGCGAGGATCTGTGTAATATCGTTCCATTCGCTCGAGGACAGGATAGTGAAGAATATTTTCAGGGACTCGGCACGGGCCGGAGAGCTCCGGCGGGTCAATAAGAAACCGATAAGACCGGGCAGAGAGGAAGTCGCCGCCAATCCCAGATCCAGAAGTGCCAAACTCAGGGTTGCGGAAAAAATATCATGA
- the mraZ gene encoding division/cell wall cluster transcriptional repressor MraZ, translating into MFYGEYLHNLDKKNRLIIPARFRDVITEKGIEKFYINRGLDQCLFMFPESEWKTQENRFKEMSFTKSEVRKFSRMFFAGACEAVPDKQWRILIPDYLKEYAALSRSVMIVGVSSRIEIWDKGKWEEFYSSSKQNYEEIAERLIDI; encoded by the coding sequence GTGTTTTACGGAGAATACTTACATAATCTTGATAAAAAGAACCGGCTGATCATACCAGCGAGGTTCCGTGATGTTATCACGGAAAAAGGTATAGAAAAATTCTATATCAACCGCGGCCTTGACCAGTGTCTATTTATGTTCCCTGAAAGCGAATGGAAAACCCAGGAGAACCGGTTCAAGGAAATGTCCTTTACCAAAAGCGAGGTAAGGAAGTTCAGCCGCATGTTCTTTGCCGGGGCATGTGAAGCGGTACCGGATAAACAGTGGCGGATACTTATTCCCGATTATTTAAAAGAATACGCCGCGCTCTCAAGAAGCGTAATGATAGTGGGCGTCTCCAGTCGCATTGAGATATGGGATAAAGGGAAGTGGGAAGAGTTCTACAGTTCCAGCAAGCAGAACTACGAAGAAATAGCCGAACGGCTGATCGATATTTAA
- a CDS encoding transcriptional regulator, with product MEKDVAVFEKNKYQDVKIRISEYQGNDVIDVRIWTQPPQGDEKVPTGKGININVRLFPKLKEAIEKLEKDLKDANMI from the coding sequence ATGGAAAAAGACGTAGCTGTATTTGAAAAAAACAAATATCAGGATGTCAAGATACGTATATCCGAATATCAGGGCAATGATGTTATTGATGTCAGGATATGGACTCAACCTCCTCAAGGTGACGAGAAGGTCCCCACGGGAAAAGGAATAAACATTAATGTAAGGCTTTTCCCCAAGCTTAAAGAAGCCATAGAGAAGCTTGAAAAGGACTTGAAAGACGCGAATATGATTTAA
- a CDS encoding sodium:calcium symporter, translating into MAKKIRDSWGSRIGIIMAVAGSAVGLGNFLRFPVQAARNGGGTFMIPYFIALLLVGIPLMLIEWSIGRYGGGFEHSTAPGVFHSLWEKNRFIKYFGVIGIFGPLVIMIYYTYIESWTLAYSFFALVQKYSGITDQSSMQSFLRGFQGLEKNQYFTNMWPAYIFFIITFVINMTVLGHGIKGGIERFCKFAMPTLLVFGVILTIRVLTLGAPDPARPEWNIVNGLGYLWNPDFSQLKSAKIWLAATGQIFFTLSVGMGVILTYASYLSKGDDVALSGLTAVSMNESAEVLLGGSIIIPAAFAFFGPLAIGAIADSGAFNLGFVTMPLILQKMPFPELLGFLWFGLLFLAGVTSSVSMAQPAIAFLEDEFDISRKKAVTLFGLVTFTLCNGAIFFLGRGVVDELDFWGGTFCLVLFATVEVVLFGWVFGINKAWEEVHHGADLRIPQIYKYIIKYVTPVFLFIVLIAWFFQEWLPIIRMDNVPQHNHMYILATRIGLLLIFLVLAIMVKVAWRKRKTKGDRI; encoded by the coding sequence ATGGCTAAAAAGATACGAGATTCATGGGGTTCCCGTATCGGGATCATAATGGCGGTCGCCGGTTCTGCCGTGGGCCTGGGTAACTTTCTTCGTTTTCCGGTCCAGGCCGCGAGGAACGGCGGGGGAACTTTCATGATCCCGTATTTTATCGCGCTGCTTCTTGTGGGCATCCCGCTTATGCTCATCGAGTGGTCCATTGGAAGATACGGCGGGGGTTTTGAGCACTCCACCGCGCCGGGCGTTTTCCACAGCCTGTGGGAAAAGAACCGCTTCATCAAATACTTCGGCGTTATTGGCATCTTCGGGCCCCTGGTGATAATGATCTATTACACTTACATTGAATCCTGGACGCTGGCCTACAGTTTTTTCGCATTGGTCCAGAAATATTCCGGTATAACCGATCAGTCCTCCATGCAGTCGTTCCTCAGGGGGTTTCAGGGGTTGGAGAAGAACCAGTATTTCACCAACATGTGGCCTGCCTACATTTTCTTCATCATCACTTTCGTGATAAACATGACAGTGCTCGGGCACGGCATTAAAGGCGGTATAGAGAGGTTCTGTAAATTTGCCATGCCGACTCTTCTGGTATTCGGTGTGATCCTTACGATACGGGTCCTGACACTGGGGGCTCCAGATCCAGCAAGACCCGAATGGAACATAGTTAACGGTTTGGGATATCTTTGGAACCCCGATTTCAGCCAGCTTAAAAGCGCGAAGATATGGCTCGCAGCGACAGGACAGATATTCTTTACTCTCAGTGTCGGCATGGGAGTGATATTAACATACGCAAGCTACCTTTCAAAGGGGGATGACGTTGCCCTTTCGGGACTGACCGCTGTTAGCATGAACGAATCGGCGGAGGTCCTGCTGGGCGGGAGCATAATCATACCTGCAGCTTTTGCTTTTTTCGGGCCGTTGGCGATAGGTGCTATTGCCGATTCGGGTGCTTTCAATCTGGGGTTTGTTACCATGCCACTCATATTGCAGAAGATGCCGTTCCCCGAACTTCTGGGGTTTTTATGGTTCGGTCTTCTTTTTCTTGCGGGGGTAACCTCATCGGTATCCATGGCGCAACCTGCTATAGCTTTTCTTGAGGACGAATTCGATATTTCAAGAAAGAAAGCGGTGACCCTTTTCGGGTTGGTGACCTTCACTCTTTGCAATGGAGCGATCTTTTTCCTGGGCAGGGGAGTGGTGGATGAATTGGACTTCTGGGGCGGCACGTTCTGTCTGGTTCTATTTGCCACGGTCGAGGTCGTGCTTTTCGGATGGGTGTTCGGAATAAATAAAGCATGGGAGGAAGTTCATCACGGGGCGGATTTGAGGATACCCCAGATATATAAATATATCATCAAGTATGTGACGCCTGTTTTTCTTTTCATAGTGCTGATCGCCTGGTTCTTTCAGGAATGGCTTCCGATAATCCGGATGGATAATGTCCCGCAGCATAACCACATGTATATCTTGGCTACCCGCATAGGACTACTGCTTATTTTTCTTGTGCTGGCTATCATGGTGAAGGTAGCGTGGCGGAAAAGGAAGACGAAGGGGGATCGGATATGA
- a CDS encoding DNA mismatch repair protein MutS produces the protein MKKLKLDLHDIYNKHDKIEKALLEVLQEAKEQKVKIVEIIPGKGSGQLKKRVLKFLERNKDLYDRVEKDSKNWGRLFVRFK, from the coding sequence ATGAAAAAGCTCAAACTCGACCTTCACGATATTTACAACAAGCACGATAAGATCGAAAAGGCCTTGCTTGAAGTGCTTCAGGAAGCTAAAGAGCAAAAGGTTAAAATAGTCGAGATAATTCCCGGCAAAGGGTCGGGCCAGTTGAAAAAGAGGGTTCTTAAATTCCTTGAAAGGAACAAAGACCTTTACGACAGGGTCGAAAAGGATTCAAAGAACTGGGGCAGACTGTTCGTACGTTTCAAGTGA
- a CDS encoding peptide chain release factor-like protein encodes MSGFKITPLKQKNLREKMRRCGVKEKDLVENFIRSGGPGGQHANKNATCVYLKHVPTGIEVKCSRERSQSVNRFLARKMLLAKLEKRKRDRIAQKRHKKEKLRRQRRTRSRKGKEKILAEKKKRSKKKDLRRKIDPGSLE; translated from the coding sequence ATGTCCGGATTCAAGATCACTCCACTAAAACAGAAAAACCTCCGTGAAAAGATGCGGCGTTGTGGGGTGAAGGAAAAAGACCTGGTCGAGAATTTTATCCGGTCAGGAGGTCCCGGAGGTCAGCATGCTAACAAGAACGCTACATGCGTGTACCTGAAGCATGTTCCCACGGGTATCGAAGTTAAATGTTCACGTGAACGTTCTCAGAGCGTTAACAGGTTCCTGGCCCGAAAGATGCTTCTGGCCAAGCTGGAGAAAAGAAAGCGCGACAGGATAGCACAGAAGCGACATAAGAAGGAAAAACTCCGCAGGCAGAGAAGGACCCGTTCCAGGAAGGGTAAAGAAAAGATACTCGCGGAAAAAAAGAAGCGCTCGAAGAAGAAAGACCTGCGCAGAAAAATAGATCCAGGTTCGTTGGAATAA
- a CDS encoding glycosidase, whose protein sequence is MNPVKQDSIKKKGKDMWQPIQYPKDKENIVERYPGNPILTKDDVPAAAKGVYNSGCIKTVEGKYVMLCRVETPSMKQFIWPADSDNGIDFKLRPEPVKMPDTPEFKEYTTGMYYDPRATRIEDKYYTVFACHSGHSCRLGLLESPDMKKFEFKGFISETDNRNGVLFPEKINGLYCRLDRPNTGDGKGYMWVSYSPDLLHWGQSKAVAHAQDEWGWKKNGPGAVPIKTDKGWLVIYHAVNVQCAAQYVYHLGVMLLDLKDPSKIVARAKAPILSPTTDYELTGLTYAVVFTCGAVVEDDGEVKIYYGGADTVQCLATARLEDLVDACFNR, encoded by the coding sequence ATGAACCCTGTCAAACAGGACAGTATCAAGAAGAAAGGAAAAGATATGTGGCAACCTATCCAATATCCGAAGGATAAAGAGAACATAGTTGAAAGGTACCCGGGCAACCCCATCCTGACAAAGGACGATGTACCGGCTGCCGCCAAGGGAGTTTATAATTCAGGCTGTATCAAGACCGTCGAGGGAAAGTACGTTATGCTCTGCAGGGTGGAAACCCCCTCGATGAAGCAGTTCATATGGCCCGCTGATTCAGATAACGGTATAGACTTCAAGCTCCGTCCGGAGCCGGTGAAAATGCCAGATACCCCGGAATTCAAGGAATACACGACAGGGATGTATTATGACCCCAGGGCCACGCGCATTGAAGATAAATATTATACGGTATTCGCCTGCCACAGCGGGCATTCATGCCGTCTGGGGCTTCTGGAATCCCCTGACATGAAAAAGTTCGAGTTCAAGGGATTTATTTCTGAGACGGATAACCGTAATGGTGTGCTTTTTCCCGAAAAAATTAACGGCCTCTACTGCAGACTGGACAGGCCCAATACGGGTGACGGCAAAGGTTATATGTGGGTTTCGTATTCACCTGACCTTTTGCACTGGGGACAGTCAAAGGCGGTCGCCCATGCCCAGGACGAATGGGGCTGGAAAAAGAACGGGCCCGGCGCGGTACCGATCAAGACCGATAAGGGGTGGCTTGTGATATATCATGCCGTCAATGTGCAGTGTGCCGCCCAGTATGTCTATCACCTCGGCGTTATGCTGCTGGACCTTAAGGATCCTTCGAAAATAGTGGCCAGAGCCAAGGCTCCGATACTTTCGCCGACCACCGATTACGAGCTCACCGGTCTTACTTACGCGGTTGTCTTTACCTGCGGGGCTGTAGTGGAGGATGATGGTGAGGTCAAGATCTACTACGGCGGTGCGGATACGGTGCAGTGCCTGGCGACCGCAAGACTAGAGGACCTTGTAGACGCCTGTTTCAACAGGTAA
- a CDS encoding AAA family ATPase, which yields MTTKCMGEKMKIISIANQKGGCGKTTLAVNVAAALARLGSKTLLIDLDPQAHATFALGYSKKSSERKTSYDIFRAHFDNTEVPFEEILITDRKNFSFVPANMMLSAAEINLGGVNGAAAILHKTLKNPFFDQYEYVIIDSPPSFGFLTLNSMYAADMILVPVDLSYFSFNGINSVYRVTSLLSAETGRDPSVFFVINIFDKRSNFAKQFEVDAKKKLGTYLLPTKIRSSVRLRETAKQGKTIFEYDPKCSAALDFYNLTSEILTADAKDIAEEMHEFRLHAPHAGNVYVLGDFNGWQKTEASRLSKLEDGRWSAHFNLAKGEYKYKFLVDGEWMSDPENSQMQTNIFGTADSILKI from the coding sequence ATGACCACAAAATGTATGGGGGAGAAAATGAAGATCATCTCTATAGCTAATCAGAAAGGCGGTTGCGGTAAAACAACTCTCGCGGTGAACGTTGCAGCAGCGCTTGCAAGGCTGGGGAGTAAGACTCTTCTTATCGATCTGGACCCGCAGGCCCACGCGACCTTTGCTTTGGGTTATAGCAAGAAATCCTCGGAAAGGAAAACCTCATACGATATATTCCGTGCCCATTTCGATAATACGGAAGTACCCTTCGAGGAGATCCTTATCACCGACAGGAAAAACTTTTCTTTCGTTCCCGCGAACATGATGCTGAGCGCGGCAGAAATAAATCTTGGCGGTGTCAACGGAGCCGCGGCGATACTGCACAAGACCTTGAAGAACCCTTTCTTTGATCAATACGAGTATGTGATTATAGATTCTCCTCCCAGTTTCGGGTTTCTGACGCTTAATTCCATGTACGCGGCTGATATGATACTTGTGCCGGTGGACCTGAGCTATTTCTCTTTTAACGGCATTAACAGTGTTTACAGGGTGACGAGTCTCCTGAGCGCTGAGACGGGCAGGGATCCTTCTGTCTTTTTCGTCATAAACATATTCGACAAAAGGTCTAACTTCGCCAAGCAGTTCGAAGTGGACGCGAAAAAGAAACTTGGCACATACCTTCTTCCCACGAAGATACGTTCAAGTGTTAGACTGAGAGAAACAGCAAAACAGGGGAAGACCATATTCGAATATGACCCCAAGTGTTCCGCGGCACTTGACTTCTATAACCTTACCAGCGAGATCCTCACGGCTGATGCCAAGGATATTGCCGAAGAGATGCATGAATTCAGATTGCACGCACCCCATGCGGGTAACGTATATGTTCTGGGGGATTTTAACGGATGGCAGAAGACCGAAGCGAGCCGTTTGAGCAAGCTGGAGGACGGTCGCTGGTCGGCCCATTTCAATCTGGCCAAGGGTGAATACAAATACAAGTTCCTTGTCGATGGTGAATGGATGTCAGATCCGGAAAACTCACAGATGCAGACCAATATCTTTGGCACTGCCGATTCAATCCTGAAGATATAA
- a CDS encoding HD domain-containing protein, which translates to MEKRFINELKVNEQVDSVFMLSRKELKLTKYDKPYLQIAVSDRTGKMQARLWDRAESYNEAAEVGDVVRVRGTVDKYREEKQLKIDHIEKADERSFRYEDMVRVAENREEVFSEIVKYLNTIENRWLAELSKGFLRDEDLMSKFKEGLGGKMWHNAYIGGLMEHTHEVMYIVDKMCLMYPEANRDITLLGAFIHDIGKVYELDPRKVEYTVEGGLVGHIVIGHKILMKKIYEIPGFPDDLRVRLEHMILSHHGEYEQQSPVLPKTLEATIVYHSDELASQANAIKELQKSQAEEGKIWSHFVGIKNRKYYIKNTDEEDWGNGGEPDPEEKTDLFE; encoded by the coding sequence ATGGAGAAGAGATTCATAAATGAACTCAAGGTAAACGAGCAGGTAGATTCTGTCTTCATGCTCTCAAGGAAAGAACTTAAGCTGACAAAGTACGATAAACCCTATCTGCAGATAGCGGTCTCGGACAGAACGGGCAAAATGCAGGCCAGGTTATGGGACAGGGCGGAAAGCTACAATGAGGCCGCCGAAGTGGGCGATGTCGTCAGGGTCAGGGGTACCGTGGATAAGTACAGGGAAGAGAAGCAGCTTAAGATCGACCATATCGAAAAGGCCGATGAAAGGTCATTCAGGTATGAGGATATGGTCCGCGTCGCCGAGAACCGGGAAGAGGTGTTCTCTGAGATCGTCAAGTATCTTAATACTATCGAGAACCGGTGGCTTGCCGAGCTCAGCAAAGGTTTTCTGCGTGATGAGGATCTCATGTCAAAGTTCAAGGAGGGGCTCGGAGGTAAGATGTGGCACAATGCGTATATCGGTGGGCTTATGGAGCATACCCATGAAGTGATGTACATAGTGGATAAGATGTGCCTGATGTATCCGGAAGCCAACAGGGACATAACTCTGCTGGGCGCCTTTATCCACGATATAGGGAAAGTCTATGAACTCGATCCCAGGAAGGTTGAATATACTGTCGAAGGCGGCCTGGTGGGGCATATCGTGATAGGCCACAAGATTCTCATGAAAAAGATATATGAGATACCTGGCTTCCCGGATGATCTGAGAGTGCGCCTTGAACATATGATACTCAGCCATCACGGAGAATATGAGCAGCAGTCCCCCGTCCTGCCAAAGACCCTTGAGGCTACGATAGTCTATCATTCCGATGAACTTGCCTCGCAGGCGAACGCCATAAAGGAGCTTCAGAAAAGCCAGGCCGAGGAAGGCAAGATATGGAGCCATTTTGTCGGCATCAAGAACAGGAAATACTACATAAAGAACACCGATGAGGAAGACTGGGGAAATGGCGGGGAGCCGGACCCGGAGGAGAAGACGGACCTTTTTGAATGA